One Deltaproteobacteria bacterium DNA window includes the following coding sequences:
- a CDS encoding AI-2E family transporter, whose translation MSDERPIDQTGKHPAPDGRGDANAAAAAAAARLGFWAWFRETARLWGFLAFVLLVLVVFRQVVLPFVLAVLVTYVLSPVLSFLGRWKIGGRALPRFAWLIVLYLVLLGLAVLFFTSFVPRVSQDLRRLVREAPAIWEKAKTEYVPRVAGWLQANLEGDLLGGPAVARPPEEHGPSSRISVKRLPDGTVELDVRQMRLEVSRLEDGRWVVGPGEVRRPPSLGAGRFEDAINRFIQESVRDSESRMNRVLRFGQRAVVGLLHAITTFILVLMISAFLLLDTARILGGIRGLAPKKYHHDFDEVLARINRGLSGAIRGQLLICVVNAVLTWIGLKVFGVKYSFLLALLAGTMSLIPIFGSILSSIPIVVVALVSGKEGVDLPRGFLILSWIIGIHLLEANVLNPKIIGSAAKIHPVIVIFAVVAGERTYGPMGALLAVPIVSAIQATFVYIRAKVRGEEVSVPQAQAPSKE comes from the coding sequence GTGAGCGACGAACGACCGATCGACCAGACGGGAAAACACCCCGCGCCCGACGGGCGAGGAGACGCGAACGCCGCCGCCGCGGCCGCCGCGGCACGGCTCGGCTTCTGGGCCTGGTTCCGTGAGACGGCGCGTCTCTGGGGCTTTCTGGCCTTCGTGCTCCTCGTGCTGGTGGTCTTCCGTCAGGTGGTTCTGCCGTTCGTGCTGGCGGTGCTCGTAACCTACGTCCTCTCCCCCGTGCTGTCGTTTCTCGGGCGGTGGAAGATCGGGGGGCGAGCGTTGCCGCGCTTCGCGTGGCTCATCGTGCTCTACCTCGTGCTGCTCGGCTTGGCCGTGCTCTTTTTCACCTCCTTCGTGCCGAGGGTGAGCCAGGACCTCCGGCGGCTGGTCCGGGAGGCGCCGGCGATCTGGGAGAAAGCCAAGACCGAGTACGTGCCCCGCGTCGCGGGCTGGCTGCAGGCCAACCTGGAAGGTGACCTGCTCGGTGGGCCTGCCGTCGCGCGGCCCCCCGAGGAGCACGGGCCGTCGTCTCGCATTTCGGTCAAGCGCCTTCCAGACGGGACGGTCGAGCTCGACGTGCGGCAGATGCGCCTCGAGGTGTCGCGGCTCGAGGACGGGCGGTGGGTCGTCGGCCCAGGGGAGGTCCGGCGCCCGCCATCCCTCGGCGCCGGCCGCTTCGAGGATGCGATCAATCGATTCATCCAGGAGTCAGTGCGCGATTCGGAGTCGCGGATGAATCGGGTCCTGCGCTTCGGTCAGCGCGCCGTGGTGGGACTCCTGCACGCCATCACCACCTTCATCCTGGTGTTGATGATCAGCGCGTTCCTGCTGCTCGACACGGCACGCATCCTCGGTGGGATCCGAGGGCTGGCGCCGAAGAAGTACCACCACGACTTCGACGAGGTGCTCGCGCGAATCAACCGGGGGCTCTCGGGGGCGATACGTGGTCAGCTTCTCATCTGCGTGGTGAACGCGGTCTTGACCTGGATCGGGCTCAAGGTCTTCGGCGTGAAGTACTCCTTCCTCCTCGCCCTGCTCGCCGGGACGATGAGCCTGATCCCGATCTTCGGCTCGATCCTCTCCAGCATCCCCATCGTGGTGGTGGCGCTGGTGTCGGGCAAGGAGGGGGTGGACCTTCCGCGCGGCTTCCTGATCCTGAGCTGGATCATCGGCATTCACCTCCTCGAGGCGAACGTCCTGAACCCGAAGATCATCGGCTCTGCGGCGAAGATCCACCCGGTGATCGTGATCTTCGCGGTCGTGGCGGGCGAGCGGACCTACGGGCCGATGGGAGCGCTCCTGGCGGTACCCATCGTGTCGGCCATCCAGGCCACCTTCGTGTACATCCGGGCCAAGGTGCGGGGCGAGGAGGTCAGCGTCCCGCAGGCGCAGGCGCCTTCGAAGGAGTAG
- a CDS encoding protein kinase, which produces MAVGSSPQMLVCPTCQSAYASDARYCPEDGSPLERSDPYLGRTLQGQIEVQRLCGRGAMGSVYQAWQRTTERQVAVKILRSDLLGDERIVRRFMREARAVAALNHPNIITVFLVGHTTEGVPFMVMEYVDGPSLEEVCAPAEPLPLPRALAIGREIALALGEAHAHGIVHRDLKPANILLARRRGLLEQVKVVDFGIAKILRAAGDSHLSQSGALFGTPYYISPEQASGASVDHRADLYALGVILFRMVTGRLPFARGTGMEVVVQHLKEPPPRAGEIVPHLPPALDAAILRALEKDPAARWPTAEALHATLLAIERDVVACGAPTTLRPTAPGPLAPEPPAPEIGSGVDVPPSAAVTAPSVDVPATKLAPPLPRPPRRVRRRARLAAVSAIVSVAIGSALGGGIWLLQREPAASRSAKARPDGGGAPREAAASGRGDASSPDATPAASADREAPSPEAPRAHAPTPGDAQALPARKAKHPPRKGRGKMRAPRSRTAPPPESDHDLPAPEAPATRPKEDDLYEPVD; this is translated from the coding sequence ATGGCGGTAGGGTCGAGCCCGCAGATGCTGGTCTGCCCCACCTGCCAAAGCGCCTACGCGAGCGACGCACGGTATTGCCCCGAGGACGGCTCCCCACTGGAACGCTCCGACCCGTATCTCGGCCGCACGCTCCAGGGACAGATCGAGGTGCAACGCCTCTGCGGGCGAGGCGCGATGGGCAGCGTCTATCAGGCCTGGCAGCGCACGACCGAACGGCAGGTGGCGGTGAAGATCCTGCGCTCGGACCTCCTCGGGGACGAACGGATCGTCCGCCGCTTCATGCGCGAGGCCCGCGCGGTAGCTGCGCTCAACCACCCGAACATCATCACCGTGTTTCTCGTCGGGCACACGACCGAGGGCGTCCCCTTCATGGTGATGGAGTACGTGGACGGTCCCAGCCTCGAGGAGGTCTGCGCCCCCGCCGAGCCGCTACCGCTCCCGCGAGCGCTCGCCATCGGGCGCGAGATCGCCCTGGCGCTCGGTGAGGCGCACGCGCACGGCATCGTGCACCGTGACCTCAAGCCGGCGAACATCTTGCTCGCGCGGCGACGCGGGCTCCTAGAACAGGTGAAGGTGGTGGACTTCGGCATCGCCAAGATCCTGCGTGCTGCCGGCGACAGCCATCTAAGCCAGAGCGGCGCGCTCTTCGGCACGCCCTACTACATCTCCCCGGAGCAGGCCTCGGGGGCGAGCGTCGACCATCGCGCCGACCTGTACGCCCTCGGGGTCATTCTCTTTCGCATGGTCACCGGCCGACTGCCGTTCGCCCGCGGCACCGGCATGGAGGTGGTCGTGCAGCACCTCAAGGAGCCTCCGCCGCGCGCGGGCGAAATCGTCCCCCACCTGCCCCCTGCCCTGGATGCCGCGATTCTGCGCGCCCTCGAGAAGGATCCCGCGGCGCGCTGGCCGACCGCCGAAGCGCTGCACGCGACCCTTCTCGCGATCGAGCGCGACGTGGTCGCTTGCGGAGCTCCGACCACGCTGCGCCCCACCGCTCCGGGACCGCTCGCACCGGAGCCTCCCGCCCCCGAGATCGGTTCAGGCGTCGACGTACCGCCGTCGGCCGCCGTGACAGCTCCCTCCGTCGACGTCCCCGCGACGAAGCTCGCCCCTCCGCTCCCCCGCCCTCCACGTCGCGTGCGAAGGCGCGCCAGGCTGGCCGCGGTGAGCGCCATCGTGTCGGTAGCGATCGGGAGTGCGCTCGGAGGCGGCATCTGGCTCTTGCAGCGAGAACCCGCCGCCAGCCGGAGTGCGAAGGCGCGACCGGATGGCGGCGGCGCCCCGCGAGAGGCGGCGGCATCAGGTCGCGGCGACGCATCCTCGCCGGACGCGACGCCTGCCGCGAGCGCCGACAGAGAGGCTCCATCCCCGGAGGCCCCGCGCGCTCACGCGCCCACGCCGGGGGACGCTCAGGCGCTCCCCGCAAGAAAGGCCAAGCACCCGCCGCGCAAGGGTCGCGGCAAGATGCGCGCCCCCCGCAGTCGAACGGCGCCACCTCCCGAATCGGACCACGATCTGCCCGCACCGGAGGCCCCCGCGACCCGCCCCAAGGAGGACGATCTCTACGAGCCGGTGGACTGA
- a CDS encoding protein kinase — protein sequence MQPIPFGRYLLLEQLAQGGMATVYRAVLRGGPGFQKPAALKRVLRALSEDPEFVARFADEARIASTLAHGNIVQVFDFGKVEGEYFLAMELVDGPDLGTLVEAAQRRGQPIPIPAALFVCAALARGLGAAHRRTDEWGQPAPVVHRDVSPQNVLVSRAGEVKVADFGIAKAADKVLRTRTGLVLGKCRYMAPEQAAGEGVTPRTDVFATGCVLFELLTDRPVFEGEGPEAILRAVVGQPIPVASTVNPEIPPELDEILTRAMNRVAAARYPDGDALARDLERLLHTIAPEYSRDDLSALVTALAPARRETRRTGEAEPRPAAPGPTPSAEGPSLDALRAGFGQAPTVPQAVPEPATRPMPSSPLASLATSTASPTHPRAAPPPPSPTDAALLPFATTRLLDRGSDVSQPSMPSMPSVRTGPAAIQAVTERAALDAPPRLSRTLRWALLSAAAAAGLLVGVALRRGMAAPDDAGHSVWVPGTSLEGGPWRLRLRSAQRGRGGRSSGSMVWVELDVEHAKGTAGDAGRYFFLGRAGDPGKSPRVYRIPSGPGEAWTLGFDGAAEATPALEFVPPDAAPLRRRLPL from the coding sequence GTGCAGCCCATCCCCTTTGGCCGCTACCTCCTCCTGGAACAGCTTGCACAGGGCGGGATGGCCACCGTCTATCGGGCCGTCCTTCGCGGTGGTCCCGGCTTCCAGAAGCCAGCGGCGCTGAAGCGTGTCCTGCGCGCGCTGTCGGAGGACCCCGAGTTCGTGGCGCGCTTCGCCGATGAGGCGCGAATCGCGTCCACCCTCGCTCACGGCAACATCGTACAGGTCTTCGACTTCGGCAAAGTGGAGGGCGAGTACTTCCTGGCCATGGAGCTCGTGGATGGCCCGGACCTCGGTACGCTCGTCGAAGCCGCGCAGCGACGCGGTCAGCCGATCCCCATCCCAGCCGCCCTCTTCGTCTGCGCCGCTCTCGCGCGCGGTCTCGGAGCCGCCCACCGTCGCACCGACGAATGGGGGCAGCCCGCGCCGGTCGTGCACCGCGACGTGAGCCCTCAGAACGTCCTCGTCTCGCGCGCCGGCGAGGTGAAGGTAGCGGACTTCGGCATCGCGAAGGCGGCGGACAAGGTTCTGCGAACCCGCACGGGACTGGTGCTGGGGAAGTGCCGCTACATGGCTCCGGAGCAGGCTGCGGGCGAGGGGGTGACGCCGCGAACCGACGTCTTCGCGACCGGCTGCGTGCTGTTCGAGTTGCTGACGGACCGCCCGGTGTTCGAAGGAGAGGGCCCGGAGGCGATCCTGCGCGCCGTGGTGGGCCAGCCCATCCCCGTCGCGTCCACCGTGAATCCCGAGATCCCGCCCGAGCTGGACGAGATCCTGACGCGCGCCATGAACCGGGTCGCCGCCGCGCGGTATCCCGACGGGGACGCGCTTGCCCGCGACCTCGAGCGCCTCCTCCACACGATCGCGCCGGAGTACTCGCGCGACGACCTGTCCGCCCTGGTGACCGCCCTCGCCCCCGCCCGACGCGAGACCCGACGAACGGGCGAGGCCGAGCCGCGCCCCGCGGCCCCCGGTCCGACGCCGAGCGCAGAGGGACCCTCGCTCGACGCCCTCCGCGCGGGGTTCGGGCAGGCCCCTACGGTGCCGCAAGCCGTCCCCGAGCCGGCCACCCGCCCGATGCCCTCCTCCCCCCTTGCCAGCCTTGCGACCTCCACGGCCTCTCCGACCCACCCGCGTGCCGCGCCACCCCCGCCCTCGCCCACGGACGCGGCGCTTCTGCCCTTCGCCACCACGCGGCTCCTCGACCGCGGATCGGACGTCTCGCAGCCGAGCATGCCGAGCATGCCGAGCGTGCGCACCGGACCCGCGGCCATCCAAGCGGTCACGGAGCGCGCCGCGTTGGACGCCCCCCCTCGCCTCTCGCGAACGCTGCGCTGGGCCCTCCTCTCGGCGGCAGCCGCAGCCGGGCTCCTCGTCGGCGTGGCGCTCCGCCGCGGAATGGCGGCCCCCGACGACGCGGGGCACAGCGTATGGGTCCCGGGGACCAGCCTCGAGGGCGGACCGTGGCGGCTCCGCTTGCGAAGCGCTCAGCGCGGAAGAGGAGGACGTTCCTCGGGGTCGATGGTCTGGGTGGAGCTAGACGTAGAACACGCCAAGGGGACCGCTGGCGACGCCGGACGCTACTTCTTCCTCGGCCGGGCGGGCGACCCGGGAAAGAGTCCCCGCGTGTACCGCATCCCGAGCGGCCCCGGCGAGGCGTGGACCCTCGGATTCGACGGCGCGGCCGAAGCTACCCCGGCCCTCGAGTTCGTCCCGCCCGATGCGGCTCCGCTGCGTCGCCGCTTGCCCCTCTGA
- a CDS encoding tetratricopeptide repeat protein, which translates to MNLLLLVGVGFFLLVVGTLLGRYYVPDRRPLQRAAKEGRTYARSLAEAVEGNTDAAIGEITKALQENTRTVEAYFALGALFRQRGEHERAVRVHQSILVRRDIDQPTRRRVHKQLALDFRAAGFPRRAIQALEWVVAHDKKAAPAWRELAALYEETGEWERAALAQKRVGKLSGTDCGALVAHLWAQLAHEHLAKKDLNGTRRALRRALSADGTSIHALFELGQFQLERGSPASAAKAFRRALTLKPELIAFLQPHLEAAHARAGSADELGKTLQTLLTARPGDVQLRLAQARLLAGQDAATALVRLERLVEEHPGLVPARREAARLVLKSGTHQEVRRHLEELLAVLGRAERGYRCAACGHAAAEMFWRCTSCKRWGVAGVAWGRRAGERVSA; encoded by the coding sequence ATGAACCTCTTGCTCCTGGTCGGAGTCGGGTTCTTCTTGCTGGTCGTGGGGACGCTGCTCGGCCGCTATTACGTCCCGGACCGGCGGCCGCTGCAGCGGGCGGCGAAGGAAGGACGGACCTACGCGCGGAGCCTGGCCGAGGCGGTCGAGGGGAACACCGACGCCGCGATCGGTGAGATCACGAAGGCCCTGCAGGAGAACACGCGTACCGTCGAGGCGTACTTCGCCCTCGGCGCGCTCTTCCGTCAGCGAGGGGAGCACGAGCGGGCGGTGCGGGTGCACCAGTCGATCCTCGTGCGCCGCGACATCGACCAGCCCACGCGGCGACGGGTGCACAAGCAGCTCGCGCTGGATTTCCGGGCCGCCGGTTTTCCGCGGCGGGCGATCCAGGCGCTCGAGTGGGTGGTGGCGCACGACAAGAAGGCCGCCCCCGCCTGGCGCGAGCTCGCGGCGCTCTACGAGGAGACGGGGGAGTGGGAACGGGCGGCGCTCGCGCAGAAGCGCGTGGGGAAGCTCTCCGGGACCGACTGCGGGGCACTGGTAGCCCACCTCTGGGCGCAGCTCGCCCACGAGCACCTGGCGAAGAAGGACCTGAACGGTACGAGGCGCGCGCTTCGGCGGGCCCTGTCAGCGGATGGGACCTCGATCCACGCGCTCTTCGAGCTCGGGCAGTTTCAGCTCGAGCGCGGGAGTCCGGCGAGCGCGGCCAAGGCCTTCCGGCGGGCGTTGACGCTCAAGCCCGAGCTCATCGCGTTCCTGCAGCCGCACCTCGAGGCTGCGCACGCGCGGGCGGGGAGCGCGGACGAGCTGGGCAAGACGCTGCAGACCCTGCTCACCGCGCGGCCGGGGGACGTCCAGCTGCGGCTGGCGCAAGCGCGACTGCTCGCGGGCCAGGATGCGGCGACGGCGCTCGTGCGCCTCGAGCGGCTCGTCGAAGAACACCCGGGGCTCGTGCCTGCGCGCCGGGAGGCGGCGCGCCTCGTGCTTAAGAGCGGGACGCACCAGGAGGTGCGCCGGCACCTCGAGGAGTTGCTCGCGGTGCTCGGACGGGCCGAGCGCGGGTACCGCTGCGCGGCGTGCGGTCACGCGGCAGCCGAGATGTTCTGGCGGTGCACCTCCTGCAAGCGGTGGGGGGTGGCCGGGGTCGCGTGGGGACGCCGCGCCGGAGAGCGGGTGAGCGCGTGA